A single region of the Saprospiraceae bacterium genome encodes:
- the rsmA gene encoding 16S rRNA (adenine(1518)-N(6)/adenine(1519)-N(6))-dimethyltransferase RsmA has protein sequence MRAKKSYGQHFLNSDQIAMRIADSLQWTDRYKTVLEIGPGRGMLTQFLLAKEYELFVVEADRDMVSHLQKHFPDLKEHIISADFLKVPLDKVFSHEFGLIGNFPYNISSQILFQMVRYKALIPEMVGMFQKEVADRVVAKPGSKVYGVISVLVQAFYEGEYLFSVEKESFNPPPKVRSGVIRLYRKANQNLGCDEKLFRQVVKQAFSQRRKMLRNTMKTFLKGDDFLQDELFNLRPERLSVADFVQLTNMIAERLPKES, from the coding sequence TTGAGAGCAAAAAAATCATACGGTCAGCATTTCCTGAATAGCGATCAGATTGCCATGCGCATTGCAGATAGTTTGCAATGGACCGATCGATACAAGACTGTATTGGAGATAGGGCCAGGACGCGGGATGTTGACCCAATTTTTGTTAGCAAAGGAGTATGAATTATTTGTTGTTGAAGCAGATCGGGATATGGTCTCGCACTTGCAAAAGCATTTTCCTGATCTCAAAGAGCATATCATCAGTGCTGATTTCCTCAAGGTGCCATTGGATAAGGTGTTTTCTCACGAATTTGGCTTGATTGGCAATTTCCCTTATAATATTTCTTCTCAGATATTGTTTCAGATGGTGCGGTACAAGGCGCTTATTCCCGAAATGGTGGGCATGTTCCAAAAAGAAGTTGCAGATCGGGTGGTAGCTAAGCCAGGTTCCAAGGTGTATGGTGTCATCAGTGTATTAGTACAGGCTTTTTACGAAGGCGAATACTTGTTCTCGGTTGAAAAAGAAAGTTTTAACCCTCCGCCGAAGGTGCGTTCCGGGGTAATCCGTCTGTACCGAAAAGCCAATCAAAACCTGGGTTGTGACGAAAAACTTTTTAGGCAGGTGGTCAAACAAGCTTTTAGCCAGCGACGAAAAATGCTTCGCAATACCATGAAAACCTTTCTGAAAGGAGATGATTTCTTGCAAGATGAGCTTTTCAACCTAAGGCCGGAGCGCCTTTCCGTCGCTGATTTTGTTCAGCTGACCAATATGATTGCTGAGCGATTGCCCAAAGAGTCATAA
- a CDS encoding alpha/beta fold hydrolase, whose amino-acid sequence MKIISAMFTFLCLGSVMQSQTIEGNWEGTLEAPGVKLKIVFHITTDGKTYRATMDSPDQGAMGIPVTETNFTDEKLSLKIANLGASYEGQLDPSSEAIKGVFKQGPAVIPLNLTKVEGETSKPNRSQVPQPPFPYQEEMVQYENTQAEGVTLAGTLTLPKGEGPHPVVILISGSGPQNRDEELLGHKPFLVIADHLTRQGIAVLRYDDRGVAKSTGDFSKATSADFATDVEAGIAYLKTRDDIDKKKIGLIGHSEGGLIAPMVAAKSKDVAFIVLMAGPGVTGKEILLLQQDLIAKANGVDPDILAISRKINQKTYDLIEEHGDQVQVIKSELMAYAEQEMSRLSVENQEALKQNLASLDQSLQIVTSPWFRYFLSYDPAVALQKTKCPVLAINGEKDLQVDADQNLPAIEAALKKGGNKHYSIKRLSNHNHLFQTSTSGNPTEYAQITETVSPTALKAMTDWLQTQIK is encoded by the coding sequence ATGAAGATCATCTCTGCAATGTTTACCTTTTTATGCTTAGGATCAGTGATGCAATCACAAACCATTGAGGGCAACTGGGAAGGAACGCTGGAAGCCCCAGGCGTAAAATTAAAAATCGTTTTCCATATCACCACCGATGGGAAAACCTACCGTGCAACCATGGATTCTCCAGATCAAGGGGCGATGGGCATTCCCGTAACAGAAACAAACTTTACGGACGAGAAATTATCGCTAAAAATAGCCAACCTAGGAGCAAGTTACGAAGGGCAGTTGGATCCTTCGAGTGAGGCCATCAAAGGTGTTTTTAAACAAGGCCCGGCAGTTATTCCCTTAAACTTGACGAAAGTTGAAGGGGAAACCAGTAAACCCAATCGCTCACAAGTTCCACAACCGCCATTTCCTTACCAGGAAGAAATGGTGCAATATGAAAACACACAAGCCGAAGGTGTTACCCTCGCAGGCACCCTGACCCTTCCAAAAGGAGAAGGCCCTCACCCCGTTGTCATCCTCATCAGTGGCTCCGGCCCACAAAATCGCGACGAGGAACTATTGGGCCACAAACCCTTTCTGGTCATAGCCGATCACTTGACGCGACAAGGCATTGCCGTTTTGAGGTATGACGATCGGGGTGTTGCCAAATCAACAGGCGATTTTAGCAAAGCCACTTCAGCTGATTTCGCTACAGATGTAGAAGCAGGTATTGCTTATTTGAAAACACGCGACGATATAGATAAAAAGAAAATAGGCCTAATTGGCCATAGTGAAGGAGGTTTAATCGCCCCTATGGTTGCCGCCAAATCTAAGGATGTTGCCTTCATCGTTTTAATGGCAGGTCCTGGAGTGACGGGCAAAGAAATACTATTACTGCAACAAGACTTAATCGCTAAAGCGAACGGGGTCGACCCTGACATTTTGGCCATCAGTCGAAAAATCAATCAAAAAACCTATGATCTGATTGAGGAGCATGGAGACCAGGTTCAGGTCATCAAGTCGGAACTAATGGCCTATGCTGAACAAGAAATGAGCCGCCTGTCTGTTGAAAACCAGGAGGCATTAAAACAAAATTTAGCTAGCCTCGATCAAAGTTTACAGATTGTAACCTCGCCTTGGTTTCGTTATTTCTTATCCTATGATCCCGCAGTAGCTTTGCAAAAAACAAAATGTCCGGTTTTAGCCATCAATGGTGAAAAAGACCTTCAGGTGGATGCCGATCAAAACCTTCCAGCGATTGAAGCCGCGTTAAAAAAAGGAGGAAATAAACACTATAGCATTAAACGGCTGTCCAACCATAATCATTTGTTTCAAACCAGTACAAGCGGCAATCCAACGGAGTATGCCCAGATAACCGAAACGGTTTCACCCACTGCCCTAAAAGCCATGACAGATTGGTTGCAAACCCAGATAAAGTGA
- a CDS encoding DUF1648 domain-containing protein, with amino-acid sequence MIDYREVVPPPTALEKRLKSFNVIVLIAMFIFAISNFAGLPDEIPTHFNAKGEANAWGSKMVLFFIPGICVFLFGMMHLISTLSPKSYNFPVKLTAENAKRQVDLARQFMQGLNALIFVMLFYILWRMVDMAKGDEGGLGTGFMVVFLGAIFGAIGYYMYLSNKAK; translated from the coding sequence ATGATAGATTATAGAGAGGTGGTACCTCCACCTACCGCGTTAGAAAAGCGGTTAAAATCCTTCAATGTGATCGTACTCATCGCTATGTTTATCTTTGCCATTAGCAATTTTGCAGGTCTCCCGGATGAAATCCCAACTCACTTTAATGCCAAAGGAGAGGCAAATGCTTGGGGGAGTAAGATGGTACTATTTTTTATTCCGGGCATTTGTGTCTTTTTATTTGGGATGATGCACTTGATAAGTACTTTGAGTCCCAAATCCTATAACTTCCCTGTCAAATTAACGGCAGAAAACGCAAAACGCCAGGTGGACCTGGCCCGTCAATTCATGCAAGGCCTCAATGCGCTTATTTTTGTCATGCTTTTTTATATCCTTTGGCGGATGGTAGACATGGCTAAAGGGGATGAGGGTGGCCTTGGTACAGGCTTCATGGTTGTTTTTCTAGGGGCAATATTTGGAGCCATTGGCTACTATATGTATTTATCAAATAAGGCAAAATAA
- the porQ gene encoding type IX secretion system protein PorQ, producing MFKSLLSLMLIAALGFIGQAQIGGINTYEFLNLAPSARVAALGNNLITVRDDDVNLALANPSLLNPEMHQQIGFSHSFYLAGIQHGYVAYGHYANRLHTTFHGGIQYVNYGEVDATDELGNIEGMFKAAEYAITMGAAYPVNERMSVGANLKLVSSQLAGYTSWGIVSDVAATYYDTSRNFTATMVFRSMGTQLSTYQEGAELEPMPFEIQLGISKRLKYLPFRFSIIYHHFNRWNVLYDDPDAEQGTIFIGELATERSATSIYLDNLARHFIFNGELLIGKKENFRLRFGYNHFMKKELSLENFRSLAGFTFGFGLKVNRFRLDYGRTNFHLAGGINHLGISTNIKEFRK from the coding sequence ATGTTTAAATCTTTACTAAGCCTTATGCTTATTGCTGCGCTTGGGTTTATCGGACAGGCACAGATTGGTGGCATCAATACCTATGAATTCCTTAACCTGGCACCATCTGCCAGGGTGGCCGCTTTAGGTAACAACCTGATTACCGTAAGGGATGACGACGTCAATCTAGCTTTGGCTAACCCCTCCCTGCTCAATCCGGAAATGCACCAGCAGATAGGCTTTAGTCACAGCTTTTACCTAGCAGGTATTCAACACGGGTATGTTGCCTATGGCCATTATGCCAATCGCTTGCATACTACTTTCCATGGCGGAATTCAATATGTCAATTATGGAGAAGTAGATGCCACAGATGAATTGGGCAATATAGAGGGGATGTTTAAAGCAGCCGAATATGCGATTACCATGGGGGCCGCCTATCCTGTCAATGAACGAATGTCCGTAGGAGCGAACTTAAAACTGGTTAGTTCTCAACTTGCAGGGTATACCTCATGGGGCATCGTTTCGGATGTCGCCGCTACTTATTATGACACCAGCCGCAATTTTACGGCCACCATGGTCTTTCGCAGCATGGGCACCCAATTATCTACCTACCAGGAAGGTGCTGAATTGGAACCGATGCCATTTGAGATTCAACTCGGTATTTCTAAACGCTTGAAGTACCTGCCTTTTCGCTTTTCCATCATTTATCATCATTTCAACCGATGGAATGTATTATACGATGATCCTGATGCTGAACAAGGCACCATTTTTATTGGTGAATTGGCCACAGAAAGAAGTGCCACCAGTATTTACCTTGATAATTTAGCTCGTCACTTCATTTTCAACGGTGAATTACTCATTGGTAAAAAAGAAAACTTCCGCCTCCGATTTGGGTATAACCATTTCATGAAAAAGGAACTTTCCCTGGAAAACTTCCGGAGCCTGGCTGGTTTCACTTTCGGTTTTGGGCTAAAAGTCAACCGCTTTCGACTGGACTATGGCCGTACAAACTTCCATCTGGCAGGCGGTATCAACCATTTGGGTATCTCTACGAATATCAAGGAATTTAGAAAATAA
- a CDS encoding toxin-antitoxin system YwqK family antitoxin: MKIHHLIFLGGMFTLGMFLGCGDSNKSPEGLEIVERTDAYNNIERYSRRTTDYAKQGEFMRINPEGNVIEWAVYANDTLHGQRILFADNGDTLVVEHYENGLFQGPYRAYYEGNRLELEGAYIGNVMDGEWKRYYKSGALMERVTLKENEENGPFTEYHENGKLKAEGYYRNGDHEHGLLKLYDETGELEKTMNCENGICNTVWVKESPNR, translated from the coding sequence ATGAAAATTCATCATTTGATTTTTTTGGGTGGAATGTTCACTTTAGGTATGTTTTTAGGTTGTGGCGATAGCAACAAGTCGCCCGAAGGACTGGAAATCGTAGAGCGAACAGATGCCTATAACAACATTGAGCGCTATAGCCGAAGAACAACGGATTATGCCAAACAAGGAGAATTTATGCGAATTAACCCAGAAGGCAATGTCATTGAATGGGCTGTGTACGCTAATGACACCTTACATGGCCAACGCATATTGTTCGCCGACAATGGTGATACGCTTGTAGTAGAGCATTATGAAAATGGTCTCTTCCAAGGTCCATATCGTGCTTATTATGAAGGAAATCGGTTGGAGTTAGAAGGAGCGTACATTGGCAATGTAATGGACGGTGAATGGAAACGCTATTATAAAAGTGGAGCCCTAATGGAGCGCGTTACGCTTAAAGAAAATGAAGAAAATGGGCCATTTACAGAATACCACGAAAATGGGAAATTGAAAGCGGAGGGTTATTATCGGAACGGCGACCACGAACACGGTTTACTCAAGCTATATGATGAAACAGGGGAATTGGAAAAAACCATGAATTGTGAAAATGGGATTTGCAATACGGTTTGGGTAAAGGAATCCCCTAATAGATAG
- a CDS encoding UDP-glucose/GDP-mannose dehydrogenase family protein: MNIAVIGTGYVGLVTGTCFAETGNEVTCVDINVKKIESLRKGQLPIYEPGLEVIFERNTRQGRLYFTTDLKEAVNEAEVIFLALPTPPGEDGSADLSYILGVAEDLAGIITNYKVVVDKSTVPVGTGERVYATLAKKLDPALFDVVSNPEFLREGVAVEDFLKPDRVVIGSTSEKASKIMKTLYDPFVRQGNPIYFMDLRSAEMTKYAANAYLAARISFMNEIANLCEKAGANVEMVRMGMGSDTRIGKRFLFPGVGFGGSCFPKDVQALAKTAHQYGYDFKILDAVLNVNSAQRLKLADKIEAYYNGELAGKTVALWGLAFKPNTDDIREAPALYTIDRLLDAGAIVKVFDPEAMGNIKAIYGDRLIYAEDQYEALIGADLLAILTEWAVFRTPSFKVMKELLKNKLIFDGRNLYDLERMQEEGFEYFSIGRPTMHKVVSSSNQL; the protein is encoded by the coding sequence ATGAATATTGCAGTTATTGGTACAGGTTATGTTGGTTTAGTTACAGGTACCTGTTTTGCGGAAACAGGGAATGAGGTGACCTGTGTGGATATTAACGTAAAAAAAATTGAAAGCCTGCGAAAGGGTCAATTACCCATCTATGAGCCAGGGTTAGAAGTGATTTTTGAACGAAATACGCGTCAAGGGCGCTTGTATTTTACAACTGATTTAAAAGAAGCGGTCAATGAAGCCGAAGTTATTTTTCTTGCCCTTCCAACTCCTCCGGGTGAAGATGGCTCAGCCGATTTATCCTATATATTAGGTGTAGCAGAAGATTTAGCAGGGATAATTACCAACTATAAGGTCGTTGTTGATAAAAGTACAGTGCCGGTAGGAACCGGAGAAAGGGTCTATGCCACCTTGGCTAAAAAGTTGGATCCAGCACTTTTTGATGTTGTTTCAAACCCTGAGTTTTTAAGGGAAGGCGTAGCGGTGGAGGATTTTCTCAAACCTGACCGTGTTGTGATTGGGTCGACCTCCGAGAAGGCCAGTAAAATCATGAAGACGCTCTATGATCCCTTTGTCCGCCAAGGCAATCCTATTTATTTCATGGACCTACGTTCTGCTGAAATGACCAAATATGCAGCGAATGCCTACTTGGCTGCCCGAATTTCTTTCATGAATGAAATAGCCAATCTTTGCGAAAAGGCGGGTGCAAATGTAGAAATGGTGCGAATGGGAATGGGTAGCGATACCCGAATCGGCAAGCGTTTCCTTTTCCCTGGTGTTGGTTTTGGAGGAAGTTGCTTTCCTAAAGATGTACAAGCATTGGCTAAAACCGCACACCAATACGGTTATGATTTTAAAATTCTAGATGCGGTATTGAATGTCAATAGTGCCCAACGCCTAAAGTTAGCAGATAAAATAGAAGCCTATTATAATGGAGAACTGGCTGGCAAAACGGTGGCACTCTGGGGCCTAGCCTTTAAACCTAACACCGATGATATCAGGGAGGCGCCAGCCTTGTACACTATCGACCGTTTATTAGATGCCGGTGCGATCGTCAAAGTGTTTGATCCGGAGGCCATGGGAAATATAAAAGCCATTTATGGAGACCGATTGATCTATGCAGAGGATCAATATGAAGCTTTGATCGGCGCTGACTTATTGGCTATTCTCACTGAATGGGCGGTATTCCGCACACCTAGTTTCAAAGTTATGAAAGAGCTTTTAAAGAATAAATTGATTTTTGATGGCCGAAACTTGTATGATCTAGAGCGAATGCAAGAGGAAGGCTTTGAGTACTTTAGCATCGGTAGACCTACTATGCATAAAGTCGTCAGCTCGTCAAATCAGCTTTAA
- a CDS encoding patatin-like phospholipase family protein, which translates to MRNWIVNIYYSFPVQLLILHLRSNLSLIGIWLFLLLLISGRLGRKLGLQYLFLDPEYLGAVNFWSFFFLGLAYGGFFMSWNLTTYLLSAHYFPFLASLSRPFTKFSLNNFALPLGFFLFYSILLIHFQIFYEQLSADVIFLNWLGLLFGAFTLILFYSLYFYFTNRDINYYNKQKRPPPNLIRNIAPGRRKVDLEYIKLDRNRWEVRTYLNEALRPRLVRSVAHYESSLLMNIFKQNHFNALALQLFITVVLLLLGRLIDYSPFRIPAGASFLILLSLIIAFVGAITYWFSEWKFTIFILLMVVTNFVTSFEFFKLNNQAYGLDYEVAPVEYTYEKLQEICLSDQVEKDKKNTIDILNNWKAKVYDTLSATKPKMVLLCASGGGLKSATWTMQVIQTADSMLQGRLLAHTVLITGASGGMLGTAYLRELYALKQQGQAIDIYDKRYIDKITQDLLNPIAFTIATNDLFLPWSEFKYNEHIYHKDRGYVFEKQFNENTDYILDKPLENYRTLEKEALIPMLYLSPSILNDSRRLLISPQGLSFMMIAPVGLERQNTVDVDAVDFQWLFNAQGADQLRFTTALRMNATYPYVLPMVHMPTNPGITLADAGLRDNYGILSATRFIQVFQDWIKENTSGVVLLQISSSEKNEKIPASDHKGVIESLFNPIGIAGKVLVTQEFEHDNTLGFIYDILGHENFDVIRFIYRSSRENELAATVSFHITAREKANVLGAIKLPQNQASLEQVKLLMENLPSK; encoded by the coding sequence ATGCGAAACTGGATTGTAAACATTTATTATTCCTTTCCAGTGCAATTGCTGATTTTGCACTTAAGAAGCAACCTTTCGCTGATTGGTATCTGGCTTTTTTTATTGTTGTTAATATCCGGCCGACTGGGCAGAAAATTGGGCCTTCAATACCTCTTCCTCGATCCAGAATACCTAGGCGCAGTTAATTTTTGGAGTTTCTTTTTCCTCGGACTAGCATATGGTGGGTTTTTTATGAGTTGGAACCTTACCACCTATCTTTTAAGTGCCCATTATTTTCCTTTTCTAGCTAGTTTATCGAGGCCATTTACCAAATTTAGCCTCAATAATTTTGCCCTCCCTTTGGGCTTTTTCCTCTTCTATTCCATTTTACTGATACATTTTCAAATTTTCTATGAGCAATTATCGGCTGATGTCATTTTTCTCAATTGGTTGGGGCTATTATTCGGTGCTTTCACGCTCATTTTGTTTTACTCCCTTTATTTTTATTTTACAAATAGAGATATTAATTACTACAATAAACAGAAACGACCTCCGCCAAATTTGATCCGAAATATAGCGCCTGGCCGACGAAAAGTCGATCTCGAATACATCAAACTTGATCGCAATCGATGGGAGGTTCGCACTTATCTCAATGAAGCCCTTCGGCCGAGACTAGTGCGGAGTGTAGCGCATTACGAATCGAGTTTGTTGATGAATATTTTTAAACAAAATCACTTTAATGCCCTAGCCCTGCAACTCTTCATTACGGTTGTACTTTTGTTATTGGGTCGATTGATTGATTATTCACCCTTCAGAATCCCTGCAGGCGCCAGTTTCCTCATTTTATTAAGCCTTATCATCGCGTTTGTGGGAGCTATTACCTATTGGTTCAGCGAATGGAAATTTACCATTTTCATCCTGCTGATGGTCGTCACCAATTTTGTTACCAGCTTTGAGTTTTTTAAACTCAACAACCAGGCCTATGGCCTAGATTACGAAGTGGCCCCGGTTGAGTATACCTACGAAAAATTACAAGAAATCTGTCTTTCAGACCAAGTTGAGAAGGATAAAAAGAATACCATCGATATTCTAAATAACTGGAAAGCGAAAGTATATGATACGCTTAGTGCCACCAAACCGAAAATGGTTCTGTTGTGTGCAAGTGGAGGTGGTTTGAAATCCGCTACCTGGACGATGCAAGTGATTCAAACGGCAGATAGCATGCTTCAAGGTCGGTTATTGGCGCATACCGTTTTAATTACGGGAGCTTCAGGGGGAATGCTCGGTACGGCTTATCTGCGAGAGCTATATGCCCTCAAACAGCAAGGACAAGCCATTGATATTTATGACAAGCGTTATATCGATAAAATTACGCAAGACCTTTTAAATCCTATTGCCTTCACCATTGCAACCAATGATTTATTCTTGCCTTGGTCTGAATTCAAGTACAATGAACACATTTATCATAAAGATAGAGGATATGTATTCGAAAAACAATTTAATGAGAATACTGATTACATACTCGACAAACCACTGGAGAACTATCGAACCTTAGAAAAAGAGGCTTTAATTCCGATGTTATACCTCAGTCCTTCCATCCTCAATGATAGTCGCAGACTTCTAATTTCACCTCAGGGGCTTTCCTTTATGATGATTGCTCCGGTTGGACTGGAACGTCAAAATACGGTGGATGTAGATGCTGTAGATTTTCAGTGGCTGTTTAATGCCCAAGGAGCTGACCAGCTACGCTTCACCACTGCCCTGCGAATGAATGCAACTTATCCTTATGTTCTTCCGATGGTCCATATGCCTACCAACCCTGGGATTACCCTGGCTGATGCGGGTTTAAGAGATAATTATGGCATTCTTTCTGCGACGCGTTTTATTCAGGTTTTTCAAGATTGGATAAAAGAAAATACCAGTGGTGTGGTATTGTTGCAGATTAGTAGTTCTGAGAAAAATGAAAAAATTCCAGCTAGTGATCATAAAGGTGTTATAGAAAGCCTCTTTAATCCGATCGGTATTGCAGGGAAGGTGCTTGTCACTCAAGAGTTTGAACACGACAACACCTTAGGGTTTATTTACGATATTCTTGGCCATGAAAATTTTGATGTCATCCGCTTTATTTACCGGTCCAGTAGGGAAAATGAATTGGCAGCTACGGTTTCCTTTCATATTACTGCTCGCGAAAAGGCTAATGTTCTGGGAGCCATAAAATTGCCCCAAAACCAGGCTTCTCTTGAGCAAGTCAAACTTTTAATGGAAAACCTTCCTTCTAAATAA
- a CDS encoding OmpA family protein yields MRLSHLTTLFIICLLFTSCVGKKKHNELIQALTATYELRADTLQNALDTAKQHIRKMELELAERKGENNALTALQDKLQGKIDALEEDLENLGAKASTQRTSLASQLKEKEAELAEKLQAVKRIQQLIKDSETNITAVSSELLDAISAYDSEGYSIEIISGKIVVAMTEEMLFRTGSTSRMNPDGVKAIESLCTILKKYPALSIEVVGHTDNRPVPRDGLDRWNYSTLRAATITKMMVEDFEINPNQVIAAGKGDYAPRASNETAEGRAKNKRVELVISPRQDLLLRDVEKALGKVVAE; encoded by the coding sequence ATGCGATTATCACACTTGACTACACTATTTATCATTTGTCTACTTTTCACTAGTTGTGTTGGCAAAAAGAAACACAACGAATTGATACAAGCCCTAACGGCTACCTATGAACTCAGAGCGGATACGCTCCAAAATGCATTGGATACGGCAAAACAACATATCCGTAAAATGGAGCTAGAGCTGGCGGAACGAAAAGGGGAGAACAATGCGTTGACTGCCCTGCAAGATAAACTGCAAGGAAAGATTGATGCCTTAGAGGAAGATTTAGAAAACCTAGGTGCTAAGGCGAGCACTCAACGAACCTCTCTCGCCAGTCAATTAAAGGAAAAGGAAGCGGAGTTAGCTGAAAAATTGCAAGCAGTAAAGAGAATCCAGCAGTTGATAAAAGATAGCGAAACAAATATCACGGCGGTGAGCAGCGAATTATTAGATGCCATCAGCGCCTATGATTCTGAAGGTTACTCCATCGAAATTATATCAGGAAAAATTGTGGTGGCCATGACGGAAGAAATGCTTTTTCGTACAGGCAGCACGAGTCGGATGAACCCAGATGGGGTGAAGGCCATAGAATCGCTTTGTACCATTCTTAAAAAATACCCTGCACTTTCCATAGAGGTAGTAGGACACACTGATAATCGTCCTGTGCCACGTGATGGTCTTGACCGATGGAATTACAGCACGCTTCGCGCCGCAACCATTACTAAAATGATGGTTGAAGATTTCGAAATCAACCCCAACCAGGTTATTGCTGCAGGTAAAGGAGATTATGCCCCTAGGGCATCAAATGAAACGGCAGAGGGACGAGCAAAAAATAAGCGCGTGGAATTAGTCATTTCTCCAAGGCAAGATTTATTACTAAGGGATGTTGAGAAAGCACTTGGAAAGGTAGTCGCTGAGTAG
- a CDS encoding TetR family transcriptional regulator: protein MRRTKEDAAKTRAHILDTALRLFGELGYAGASLSKIASAAKVTKGAIYWHFESKVDLYEQLIYEKSRHSFNELHGILSSRGKAANKLKDYLIRSFELLVEDQGFRALQQVIIFKTEQLPELDTQIEQQKNDMRLLLDHLTEVIEEGKLDGSIQPGIQSYDLAWEMLAFHNGVSNTWLLFPDSFSLDEKASQIVNRFFQSIRLD from the coding sequence ATGCGACGTACCAAAGAAGATGCGGCAAAAACCCGGGCTCATATTTTAGATACGGCTCTCCGGTTATTTGGAGAGCTGGGTTACGCTGGTGCATCCCTTAGTAAAATCGCATCGGCGGCAAAAGTAACCAAAGGCGCCATTTATTGGCACTTTGAAAGCAAGGTCGATTTATATGAACAACTTATCTACGAAAAGTCTCGCCATAGTTTCAATGAGTTACACGGTATCCTTTCTAGTCGGGGTAAAGCGGCAAATAAATTAAAAGACTATCTAATTCGTTCTTTCGAATTATTAGTAGAAGACCAGGGTTTTAGGGCTTTGCAGCAGGTGATCATTTTCAAAACAGAACAACTACCAGAATTAGACACCCAAATCGAACAACAGAAAAATGATATGCGTCTTTTGCTAGATCATTTGACGGAAGTGATTGAAGAGGGGAAACTGGACGGCAGTATTCAGCCTGGTATTCAAAGTTATGACTTGGCCTGGGAAATGTTAGCCTTTCACAATGGGGTTTCCAATACCTGGCTTTTATTCCCTGATTCCTTCTCATTAGATGAGAAAGCTTCTCAAATTGTAAATCGCTTTTTTCAATCGATCAGACTCGACTAA
- a CDS encoding RNA polymerase sigma factor — protein MNGENLQLISRCKDGDRRAQEELYRLYSPMLMGVCLRYASNKEEAEDFLQEGFIKIYANLYQYQPIGSFSSWLKKVVVNVALQKLRRKKTPFADIEIDRLADAVESNEDIFSRFGAKMLIRLIQQLPDGYRTVFNMYVIEGYSHKEIATQLGINEATSKSQLSRAKAALRKMLEQVV, from the coding sequence TTGAATGGAGAAAACCTACAGCTAATCAGCAGATGCAAAGATGGCGACCGTAGAGCTCAGGAAGAACTCTATCGCCTCTATAGTCCCATGCTGATGGGCGTTTGTCTTCGCTATGCTTCTAATAAAGAAGAAGCGGAAGATTTTCTTCAGGAAGGATTTATAAAAATATATGCAAACTTGTACCAATACCAGCCTATCGGGTCTTTCAGCTCCTGGCTTAAGAAAGTAGTGGTCAATGTAGCTTTACAAAAACTCCGCCGAAAAAAGACCCCATTTGCTGATATTGAGATTGACCGACTTGCAGATGCTGTTGAAAGTAATGAAGATATTTTCAGTCGATTTGGTGCAAAAATGCTTATACGTTTGATACAGCAATTACCCGATGGCTATCGAACGGTGTTTAACATGTACGTAATTGAGGGGTATTCACATAAAGAGATAGCGACCCAATTGGGCATTAATGAAGCAACCTCAAAATCACAGTTATCCCGCGCTAAGGCGGCATTAAGAAAAATGCTGGAGCAAGTTGTATGA